A region from the Meiothermus sp. Pnk-1 genome encodes:
- a CDS encoding fasciclin domain-containing protein: MKIKALFVAGGLALAALGLTVAQNMQNTPDTSKQTIAQIVASNPNFSTLLAAVKAAGLVETLSGPGPFTVFAPTNEAFAKIPKADLDKLLADKAALTKVLTYHVVAGRVPSSEVVKLKEAKTVQGQAITIAVSGGSVILNGYSKVTAVDIPASNGVIHVIDTVLLPK; this comes from the coding sequence ATGAAGATCAAGGCTTTGTTCGTCGCCGGAGGCTTGGCCCTGGCCGCCCTCGGCCTCACCGTGGCCCAGAACATGCAAAACACGCCCGACACCAGCAAGCAGACCATCGCCCAGATCGTGGCCTCCAACCCCAACTTCAGCACCCTGCTGGCGGCGGTGAAGGCGGCGGGGTTGGTAGAGACCCTCTCCGGCCCCGGCCCCTTCACGGTCTTCGCGCCCACCAACGAGGCCTTTGCCAAGATCCCCAAAGCCGACCTGGACAAGCTTCTGGCGGATAAGGCGGCCCTCACCAAGGTGCTCACCTACCACGTGGTGGCGGGACGGGTGCCCTCCAGCGAGGTGGTCAAGCTGAAGGAAGCCAAGACCGTCCAGGGCCAGGCCATAACCATCGCGGTATCGGGCGGCAGCGTCATCCTCAACGGATACTCCAAGGTGACGGCGGTGGATATCCCCGCTAGTAACGGCGTGATCCACGTGATCGACACCGTGTTGCTGCCCAAATAA
- a CDS encoding DUF4397 domain-containing protein, whose amino-acid sequence MSKRVVLLASALFGFVMAFAQDAFPQPGPNDALVRFVHLVPDGPKIDISAGSKKIFEELAYKDTATYLPVAAGEPSFVVSEVAKTDDKGNPQPGAKLLELKAKLEKGRRYTIALLGSAKQPKAQVFDDAFKAVQGQALVRVVQASADVPAVDVAVKGGPLLFKGLAYGQGSAYTPVRAMIYDLEVRPAGKAEVVLSLPGISLQAGRVYTVFVVGNAADTTLEAVFAEDNYGE is encoded by the coding sequence ATGAGTAAACGCGTCGTGCTTCTAGCTTCAGCCTTGTTTGGATTCGTTATGGCCTTTGCCCAGGACGCATTTCCCCAGCCCGGTCCCAACGATGCCCTGGTGCGCTTCGTACACCTGGTGCCGGACGGGCCCAAAATCGACATATCGGCGGGGAGCAAGAAGATATTTGAAGAGCTTGCCTATAAGGATACCGCCACCTACTTGCCGGTGGCGGCGGGAGAGCCGAGCTTCGTGGTGAGCGAGGTCGCCAAAACCGACGACAAAGGCAACCCCCAGCCCGGAGCAAAGCTCCTCGAGCTCAAGGCCAAGCTCGAGAAAGGGAGGCGTTACACCATCGCGCTCCTGGGTTCGGCCAAACAGCCCAAGGCCCAGGTTTTCGACGACGCCTTCAAGGCGGTACAGGGCCAGGCCCTGGTGCGGGTCGTCCAGGCCTCCGCTGACGTCCCGGCGGTGGACGTGGCGGTGAAGGGCGGGCCGCTGCTGTTCAAAGGGCTGGCTTACGGCCAGGGTTCAGCGTACACCCCGGTGCGGGCTATGATCTACGACCTCGAGGTGCGCCCGGCGGGCAAGGCTGAGGTGGTTCTCTCCTTGCCGGGGATCAGCCTGCAAGCGGGGCGGGTCTACACCGTTTTCGTGGTGGGTAACGCGGCGGATACTACCCTCGAGGCGGTGTTTGCCGAGGACAACTACGGCGAGTAG